One segment of Alistipes finegoldii DSM 17242 DNA contains the following:
- a CDS encoding trypsin-like peptidase domain-containing protein translates to MKITKYFAVIGCILILSSCSIKNTIQDAEKAVFTVYTYDKFGAPSGTGTGFFIDDEGTAFTNYHVLDGAVKAYIETIDGHSYEIKDILMSDKNKDIVKFTINNPDNVDLPNLSLHRGNYEKGDEIIVIGSPLDLTNSVTTGIISALRTDRSHGDVIQISAPISPGNSGSPVLTKNGKVIGIATFNRVGGQNLNFAVATKNVDELSSNDFEKENRKFNLKDDFVILNLPSDNGSDIILNAIEFGKNQTTAYFTFINMNLMYGDAVTIWNELYKDENDHGFCIKDQAGDKKYYIVSSSIGANKANGADVPLCDSYQFQVYFPTIKNKLERIDIFNGDDSRSWRFTDIDLNYYRNNLSVDMNLYKKLYAMSQMKEGELGGAYQMFQEILNDNPTDVDCLNGLGLISYIANNQMDAMSYFDTAIEENPLNVLSYLNRFAISEAKKDYQSALTDISKAIEIDPAQPDYYYHRAMTYCKLNNYISALTDMDQLISSNDFKKDAYVYYLRAMIYIEMDDKKAASKDIYTSFQLTDDEELEKELKEMWKYCGN, encoded by the coding sequence ATGAAGATTACAAAATATTTTGCAGTAATTGGATGCATCCTAATATTATCTTCCTGCTCGATAAAGAATACAATTCAAGATGCAGAGAAAGCCGTTTTTACCGTCTATACATACGATAAGTTCGGGGCTCCAAGCGGTACAGGAACAGGCTTTTTTATTGATGATGAAGGTACGGCTTTTACTAATTATCATGTTTTGGACGGGGCGGTAAAGGCATATATCGAAACAATAGACGGGCACTCTTATGAAATTAAAGATATTTTAATGTCCGATAAAAATAAAGATATTGTCAAATTTACGATAAACAACCCCGACAATGTAGATTTGCCTAATTTGTCCTTACATCGGGGCAATTACGAAAAAGGAGATGAAATTATTGTGATAGGTAGCCCTCTTGATTTAACTAATTCAGTAACGACGGGCATTATATCCGCATTACGAACCGACAGGTCTCATGGAGATGTTATCCAAATTTCAGCACCTATTTCGCCAGGAAATAGCGGAAGTCCTGTCCTTACAAAGAACGGTAAAGTTATTGGCATTGCAACTTTTAATCGAGTTGGAGGACAGAACTTGAATTTTGCTGTTGCCACAAAAAATGTAGATGAACTTTCATCTAATGACTTTGAAAAAGAAAACAGAAAATTCAATTTAAAAGACGATTTTGTTATCCTTAATCTTCCAAGTGACAATGGGTCTGACATTATCTTAAATGCTATCGAATTTGGTAAAAACCAAACAACGGCCTATTTTACATTTATCAACATGAACCTTATGTACGGAGACGCAGTAACAATATGGAATGAATTATATAAGGATGAAAACGACCACGGATTCTGCATTAAAGATCAAGCTGGCGATAAAAAATATTATATCGTTTCATCATCAATAGGAGCGAATAAAGCCAATGGAGCGGATGTCCCTCTTTGTGACTCTTATCAATTCCAAGTCTATTTTCCTACTATAAAGAATAAACTCGAAAGAATAGACATTTTCAATGGAGACGATTCTCGCTCTTGGAGATTTACAGATATAGATTTGAATTACTATCGAAATAATCTATCTGTAGATATGAATCTATACAAAAAATTATATGCAATGTCCCAAATGAAAGAAGGCGAATTGGGTGGTGCATATCAAATGTTCCAAGAAATACTGAATGATAATCCAACAGACGTTGATTGCTTGAACGGATTAGGACTTATCTCATATATTGCGAATAATCAAATGGATGCTATGTCCTATTTTGATACAGCCATAGAAGAAAATCCTTTAAATGTACTTTCTTATTTGAATCGTTTTGCTATCTCGGAAGCAAAAAAAGATTATCAATCTGCATTGACAGATATTTCTAAAGCCATTGAAATAGATCCTGCTCAACCCGATTATTACTATCATCGAGCTATGACATATTGCAAACTAAATAATTATATATCGGCATTAACTGATATGGATCAACTTATATCATCTAATGATTTCAAAAAAGACGCTTACGTTTATTATCTTCGAGCTATGATTTACATTGAAATGGATGATAAGAAAGCGGCAAGCAAAGATATTTATACCAGTTTTCAGTTAACAGATGATGAAGAGTTGGAAAAGGAGTTAAAGGAAATGTGGAAATATTGCGGAAACTAA
- a CDS encoding TonB family protein produces the protein MGIFDGNKASLDVMPSFQGGDLDTFRKWVNANVVYPQLALENGISGRVVTSFVIEKDGSLSNIEIIQSPDKILSAEVMRVLLLAPAWTPGTQKGKVVRVRYTLPCDFSFSDDAPSTENEQKTPKTPNFDKGIENYKQEKYSEAIEYFLHSLGTEKHEIGLVYIYLSFSYYHLSKMDDAYGFANRAVKYFTPISEYLANYKDAILDALYLKANFDFDYSQQRENWKPYALSAVNNYQLIIANFTDSLDAKVFQEINMRCGGLKYILGQSDYRKYLQNGGAEGQEMLQKIIKTQQNPTSTNAKKSTQLIKDKSFKIE, from the coding sequence TTGGGAATATTCGATGGAAATAAGGCGTCCCTTGATGTTATGCCTTCTTTTCAAGGCGGAGATTTAGACACTTTCCGCAAATGGGTAAATGCCAATGTTGTCTATCCTCAATTAGCTTTAGAGAATGGCATATCGGGACGCGTAGTCACATCTTTTGTTATTGAGAAAGATGGCAGTCTAAGTAATATCGAGATTATTCAATCTCCAGATAAGATATTGTCGGCAGAAGTTATGCGAGTTTTGCTATTGGCGCCAGCGTGGACTCCTGGCACACAAAAAGGCAAAGTTGTACGAGTTAGATACACACTCCCATGTGATTTCTCTTTCTCCGATGATGCACCTTCAACCGAGAATGAACAAAAGACCCCAAAGACCCCAAACTTTGATAAAGGAATTGAAAACTACAAACAAGAAAAATATTCCGAAGCGATTGAATATTTCTTACATTCATTGGGGACTGAAAAACATGAAATAGGGCTTGTTTACATATATTTATCTTTTTCATATTATCATTTGAGCAAAATGGATGATGCTTATGGATTTGCGAATAGAGCAGTAAAATATTTCACCCCTATCTCCGAATATTTAGCAAATTATAAAGATGCGATATTAGACGCTCTTTATCTTAAAGCTAATTTTGATTTCGATTACAGCCAGCAACGGGAAAATTGGAAACCTTACGCTTTGTCAGCAGTAAATAATTATCAACTAATTATAGCAAATTTTACAGATAGTCTGGATGCCAAAGTTTTTCAAGAAATTAATATGCGTTGTGGTGGGCTCAAATACATACTTGGGCAATCTGACTATAGGAAATATCTTCAAAATGGCGGAGCCGAAGGCCAAGAAATGTTGCAGAAAATAATAAAAACACAACAAAATCCGACAAGTACCAACGCTAAAAAATCAACACAGCTCATTAAAGATAAAAGTTTTAAAATAGAATAA
- a CDS encoding DUF6908 domain-containing protein: MKTLNERATEILQALLAVRAYRIDHGNGVYTRLRAAMIGRNGKYNLISLVEYYESKGKLAQNTEMNFAFDTSTKQFIPYYYCNKTLRIESHSAYPTENGMENCAEERQADHTNFANRWLIRMNSQKPII, from the coding sequence ATGAAAACATTAAATGAAAGGGCGACAGAAATTCTGCAAGCCTTGTTAGCCGTGCGGGCTTACAGAATCGACCACGGAAACGGAGTTTACACACGCTTACGTGCCGCAATGATTGGGCGCAATGGAAAGTACAACCTTATTTCGCTGGTAGAATACTACGAATCCAAAGGTAAACTTGCGCAGAATACAGAAATGAATTTTGCATTTGACACAAGTACAAAGCAGTTTATCCCGTACTATTACTGCAACAAAACTCTCCGCATTGAATCGCATAGTGCGTACCCGACTGAAAACGGAATGGAGAATTGCGCCGAGGAACGACAGGCAGACCACACAAATTTTGCAAACCGATGGCTAATACGCATGAACTCGCAAAAACCGATTATATGA
- a CDS encoding site-specific integrase, with amino-acid sequence MNISINAVFRKDRLNSQNAAPVHLRLTQNRKLKHISTGVTLNINEWDFENQRVMGQTPELQALQLRIDTKIDELRRKIKRLEALEVEVTLDNLLETNGRKINCTVGEYLKQTIERLETLGKYGSASKHRSLLSRLSQFRSLNIRFDEIDLAYLHDFELFLRKEGNTNNSIATKYAIFKAAYNKALAEGLFVPKTTPFTKYKVGSLWTRTRKRAITKEDIQKLVALEIAPNYRTDYAEFARDIFLFSYYTAGINFTDMATLRYCDIVDGRIYYSRHKTQKLLSFQLVPNALQIIEKYSKANHAQEDYIFPILDRSEHKTAQQIFNRTHKVLRKVNRELKTLGEQIGLEMPLTTYVARHTFATVLKRSGVNIAIISESLGHSDLSTTQIYLDSFENSQIDAAMQNLL; translated from the coding sequence ATGAATATCAGCATTAACGCCGTCTTTCGCAAAGACAGACTGAACAGCCAAAACGCCGCGCCCGTTCACCTGCGTTTAACACAAAACCGAAAACTTAAACACATCAGCACGGGTGTAACACTCAACATTAATGAATGGGATTTTGAAAATCAACGTGTTATGGGCCAAACTCCCGAATTGCAGGCGTTACAACTCCGCATCGACACCAAAATCGACGAACTCCGCCGCAAAATCAAACGCTTGGAAGCATTAGAGGTAGAGGTTACTCTCGATAATCTTTTAGAAACCAACGGACGGAAAATCAACTGCACGGTCGGCGAATATTTGAAACAGACCATTGAACGGCTGGAAACACTCGGCAAATACGGCTCGGCATCCAAACACCGCTCTTTGTTATCCCGCCTTTCGCAATTTCGATCGCTGAATATCCGATTTGACGAAATAGACCTTGCATATCTTCACGATTTTGAACTGTTCCTGCGTAAAGAGGGCAACACAAACAACAGCATAGCCACCAAATACGCTATCTTTAAGGCCGCCTATAACAAGGCACTCGCCGAGGGTTTATTCGTGCCTAAAACTACCCCATTCACCAAATACAAGGTTGGGAGCCTATGGACACGGACGAGAAAGCGAGCCATCACGAAAGAAGATATACAGAAACTCGTTGCATTGGAGATAGCCCCTAATTATAGAACGGACTATGCCGAGTTTGCACGAGACATCTTTCTGTTCTCCTACTACACGGCAGGCATTAATTTTACGGATATGGCTACCCTGCGCTACTGCGATATTGTGGATGGCAGAATTTACTATTCCCGCCACAAAACGCAGAAATTGCTGTCCTTTCAACTCGTACCGAACGCCTTGCAGATTATCGAGAAATACAGCAAGGCCAACCACGCACAGGAAGATTATATCTTCCCTATTCTCGACCGCTCGGAACACAAAACAGCACAACAGATTTTCAACCGCACACACAAGGTTCTGCGGAAAGTCAATCGGGAATTAAAGACGCTGGGAGAGCAGATAGGATTGGAAATGCCATTGACTACCTATGTCGCTCGGCACACGTTCGCAACGGTTTTGAAGCGGTCGGGAGTGAATATTGCAATCATTTCCGAATCGCTGGGGCACTCCGACTTATCCACGACACAGATTTACTTGGATTCGTTTGAAAACAGCCAAATCGACGCGGCGATGCAGAATCTATTGTGA
- a CDS encoding glycoside hydrolase family 2 TIM barrel-domain containing protein: MRSILSIIALFSCCTLAAQEYIPTYGRELPRGEVIAYPTAQEAAAAFAGDTRYFTRLADWTQKGNVFSTEFTVPFAWANRQVFFHLGWASADYEVRVNGKAVAYDSDCSAPAEFNLTRHAQEGRNTLEIVVSAPSQVARLESWKSDPAPAIGPAWVMSQPTLRVRDVLTKSWRSSEENDKVMAEIALVVKTESLNPRTSRIHYELLTPAGSNAAIGYKDVTLDMRREDTVRFLARIPDSMLWNPGRPTQYTLRVKTQHEGRYMEYIELPLGFRTVELRNGQLAVNGNPVALRTREVPPQFPAEEIAKLREQGFNTLRLLPGPVSPALYAVCDTMGMYVIPQAPIDTRSSGESRRIGGNPSNDPAWQNAYVERTEDSYHTSKRHPSVIAFSLATKSANGINLYESYLNMKKFSETRPFIYPDAAGEWNSDGLKLE; encoded by the coding sequence ATGAGGAGTATTCTTTCGATCATAGCACTCTTCTCGTGCTGCACGCTGGCGGCGCAGGAGTATATTCCGACCTACGGCCGCGAGTTGCCGCGCGGCGAAGTGATCGCCTACCCCACGGCGCAGGAAGCGGCCGCAGCCTTTGCGGGCGACACCCGTTACTTCACCCGTCTGGCGGACTGGACGCAAAAAGGCAACGTTTTCTCGACCGAGTTCACCGTGCCGTTCGCATGGGCCAACCGGCAGGTATTCTTCCATTTGGGATGGGCTTCGGCCGATTACGAAGTGCGCGTGAACGGCAAAGCCGTGGCCTATGACAGCGACTGCAGCGCTCCGGCGGAATTCAACCTCACGCGCCATGCGCAGGAGGGCCGCAACACGCTGGAAATCGTCGTCAGCGCTCCGTCGCAGGTGGCGCGTCTCGAAAGCTGGAAAAGCGATCCGGCCCCGGCAATAGGTCCTGCATGGGTCATGAGCCAGCCCACGCTGCGCGTACGCGACGTACTGACCAAATCGTGGCGCAGCAGCGAGGAGAACGACAAGGTCATGGCTGAAATCGCCCTCGTCGTTAAAACCGAGTCCCTCAATCCGCGCACTTCACGCATCCACTATGAACTGCTCACTCCGGCAGGCTCCAATGCCGCCATCGGATACAAGGACGTCACACTCGACATGCGCCGCGAGGACACCGTGCGCTTTCTGGCCCGCATTCCAGACAGCATGTTGTGGAACCCCGGACGGCCGACGCAATACACGCTGCGCGTAAAAACCCAGCACGAAGGCCGCTACATGGAGTACATCGAACTGCCGCTCGGATTCCGCACCGTCGAACTGCGCAACGGGCAGCTGGCGGTAAACGGCAATCCCGTCGCACTCCGCACGCGCGAGGTTCCGCCCCAGTTCCCGGCGGAGGAGATAGCCAAGCTCCGTGAGCAGGGATTCAACACCCTCAGGCTCCTGCCGGGGCCCGTGTCGCCGGCGCTGTATGCTGTTTGCGACACGATGGGCATGTATGTGATCCCGCAGGCTCCGATCGACACCCGCAGCAGCGGCGAATCGCGTCGCATCGGGGGCAACCCGTCGAACGATCCCGCTTGGCAGAACGCCTACGTCGAACGGACCGAAGACAGCTATCACACTTCGAAGCGCCACCCGTCGGTAATCGCCTTCTCGCTGGCAACGAAATCGGCCAACGGCATCAATCTCTATGAGAGTTATCTGAATATGAAGAAGTTCAGCGAGACCCGGCCCTTCATTTATCCCGACGCTGCAGGCGAGTGGAACAGCGACGGTTTGAAACTGGAATAA
- a CDS encoding type I restriction enzyme HsdR N-terminal domain-containing protein: protein MSELPKLNFPAIRLRARRRGEQVEVWDDLRGIYLVLTPEEWVRRHLIAYLVSHCGVLPKRIVQEYAVPVNGQPQRADVVVVGDGAEPLVLAECKAPEIRIDERTLSQAVRYNSVLGAQFVILTNGRRHYCCEYRDGRYVQLAGFPDFAAL from the coding sequence ATGTCAGAACTTCCCAAACTCAACTTTCCTGCCATCCGGCTGCGTGCCCGCCGCCGCGGTGAGCAGGTTGAAGTGTGGGACGACCTGCGGGGAATTTACCTCGTGCTGACGCCTGAAGAGTGGGTGCGGCGTCATCTGATCGCCTACCTCGTGTCGCACTGCGGGGTGCTGCCTAAACGCATCGTGCAGGAGTATGCCGTGCCGGTCAACGGACAGCCGCAGCGCGCCGACGTCGTTGTGGTCGGCGACGGCGCCGAACCGCTGGTGCTGGCCGAATGCAAGGCCCCGGAGATACGGATCGACGAACGGACCCTTTCGCAGGCCGTGCGTTACAATTCGGTGCTGGGGGCGCAGTTCGTCATTCTGACCAACGGCCGGAGACACTATTGCTGCGAGTACCGCGACGGCCGGTATGTCCAACTGGCGGGATTCCCGGACTTCGCGGCTTTATAG
- a CDS encoding LytR/AlgR family response regulator transcription factor has translation MLKCIAIDDEPLALRQIESYIRKIPYLELTASCNNALEAQQFLAGQHADLIFVDINMPDLSGVEFVRSLVERPMVIFTTAYSEYAVEGFKLDAVDYLLKPFSFADFSRSAGKANSLYELRHNQRPADASEPVPEALPKDKEYISVKADYKVSLVKISDIVYLESEGEYVRMHLADGSTITTLFRLKNMETALPSEMFMRVHRSYIVNLRCIKGYVRSRVFLSDTEYVPIGENYKESFQRYIDANFKNL, from the coding sequence ATGCTTAAGTGTATCGCCATTGACGACGAGCCGCTGGCTCTGCGTCAGATCGAAAGTTACATACGGAAGATTCCTTATCTGGAGCTTACCGCTTCGTGCAACAACGCACTCGAAGCCCAGCAGTTTCTCGCCGGACAGCATGCCGACCTGATCTTCGTAGATATCAACATGCCCGACCTGAGCGGCGTGGAGTTCGTCCGTTCGCTGGTCGAAAGGCCGATGGTGATCTTCACCACCGCCTACTCGGAATACGCCGTCGAAGGGTTCAAGCTCGACGCGGTGGATTACCTGCTCAAGCCGTTCAGCTTCGCCGACTTCAGCCGTTCGGCGGGCAAGGCAAACTCGCTCTACGAACTGCGCCACAACCAGCGACCGGCCGACGCATCGGAACCCGTTCCGGAGGCGCTGCCCAAAGACAAGGAGTATATCTCGGTGAAGGCGGACTACAAGGTATCGCTGGTGAAAATCAGCGACATCGTCTATCTCGAAAGCGAAGGCGAATACGTGCGCATGCATCTGGCCGACGGCTCGACGATCACCACCCTGTTCCGTCTCAAGAACATGGAGACGGCGCTACCGTCGGAGATGTTCATGCGCGTACACCGCTCCTACATCGTGAATCTGCGCTGCATCAAAGGCTACGTCCGCAGCCGCGTGTTTTTGAGCGACACGGAGTACGTGCCCATCGGGGAGAATTACAAGGAGAGCTTTCAGCGTTATATCGACGCCAATTTCAAGAATCTATAA